Genomic segment of Arachis hypogaea cultivar Tifrunner chromosome 16, arahy.Tifrunner.gnm2.J5K5, whole genome shotgun sequence:
TGAATATGCAGCAATTCTTCTTAGAATTACTACACCTCAAAATGTGATCATGTTTGAGTTAGTTGTAACTACAATTTCATTTTGTTATACATAGTTACTAGTTTACTACTACTCATGCAAAGTTTGTACATCCAAAAATTCCAAAAACTACACACTTGAACTCTAAAAATTATACATCTAAAATCTATATTGACTAATTATtggctaatttttatttttcttcaattttatcCTATTTCAAAAATACCTAATGTTGCAATAACTACAATCAACTATAATTATATTAACATATATTCTAATTTATAATCTAAAATGTGACCTCCTATTCtttttgataaatttattaaaaagaaatcatgcttgtataaattatttaaattcctCATCATTGTTGCATTCTATTTTATCCAGTAAATATTCTAACatcaaagaatatatatatatatatacacataagaAAGCTTGACTCTGATATCTTCTTGTGAGGCCACCATTTAAACATATTgccaagagaagaaaagaaaaatgggctGCCTACTAGGCAGCTGATCCTAATAACAGAGACtggaatttgaaaaaaaaaaaaaaaaactctgctTCTTTCATTATATCTCACGAAAATATAAAGTTCAGAATCCAAATGGAACAAAAAACATAACTCAAACTGAGGAACTTTCTTATAATCAAATACTTGCAATTGATCTTGTATTTTACAATCTAGCTATATCCTTACTCTTATGCTATTATTCTAAACTTTATATTTAAACTTTGTTATACTCTTATGATATCACCGTACCCGTTATTATTATGCTATTGTTCTAAACTTTGTTAAGCAACTAAAGACATTTTAAAACTCTATCCCATAATCTGTTGAAGATAAGTGTAGCCGTAAAAATCGTTTATACGTTGGTCAGCCCAGTGAGCACACCTAGTGATAAGTCCTCCTTGAAGGCAGTAAATCCATTGATAAGCTAGGGTGGTCTCATAGCATAAGTATTTAAAGAGATAATGGCTCAGATTTTAAAATCTTTAGctgaattaaacaaagaaaagaataattcaacaataataaGGAGTAATGATAATGAAGCCTCAAGTTCATCATCAGAATTGCAAGTAGTAAAATTAGAAGAAAAGTTTTATAATTGGTCTGTACCCTTTATAAATAAAATCGAAGTTTATAAAAGACAagcattttagaataaaaaagatAATGAAATACATATGCTAGAATATAGCTACCCAGAGACTAGTAATAATCATATTATAAACATCTTAGAAGAggaaaaactaattaaaagaacACCAACAAAAAGGTTATAATTATATTCATATACGACTTATTCAAGCAGCCGCCAAGCCTAACTTTAGGCTAGGAATTAACATACCTATTTTAATGGTTTTACAAGATACAAgattaaaaaatttagagattCACTGATTGCTATACTAGAAAGTActtgttgtaacaccctaattagcctaagctttacctcgcgttgtaaagcaaaggttaatcagagattacgacagttctaagctcgcacataatatatatatatatatatatatatatatatatatatatatatatatatatatatagaaagaatagtataatctagaagcccgatgaaggatatagctcaaaaaccggatttcaaaagcgcaaaacgtactaacgaagctactatcttaaggcacaagaaacagataagatataacaaaagataagtataaaatatcataggaaactaaccacggctcgtggagtttaagccggctagccatatacagatatacagaaccagacagtaaaaacagcttatacaagttttgttctcttaATACACAAGCCCCTAGgcaaagcaaaatacaaaagtgagagacattcACAAAAATAAGCCAAAAGACTCAAAAGATATCCgtatcctccgcttctgtcactaaccagacaactcaccgaggtggttgcgacctgcatctgaaaaatacaacagaaatatggtatgagaaccggaggttctcagtatggtaacagtgcccagtgatgtaggatataagaccccgggacgccaaaggcaatcctatgctccatatccatcacaagatttcatacttaaagcattctaaaacaaataagcataattataTCAACCTTAACATAATTAaaccgggtaatctatcttagggaatttctactctaaccaaacaccgctgtcccacagccttcaccaaccgatcctccatgcgatcacatcgccaccgccttccaaacctcctcaatcccagtagaaaacacagataatatacaatgcaagtaaatcaCAAGTAGAAACATATAAGGCAAATAACTCAaatagcaattaggcatgttatacaaataggcaagccatgtcaagtagtcaaagcatacaaacagatagaaaatgcatatgatgaatgcttgtcctactggctgtgatatcacattgtcggttcaactgccaacccgacacatctctatggagatgttgcccttcggaatcatcaatgggaacccccgagatatagtgctcagatcactgtccagggttttgtgcctgcacgctctatagatccgaagggatgcaagTGGGATACTcctgcctcagacctcacatctcaatgtaagcgggattaaccactgtTCTTACGCACTTGGATACCACTGTTGCTACATCACCGTTCATCCCAGGCCACCATaacatcttctttaagtcatAATACATCTTCGTGCTTCCGAAATGAATAGAAAACCCACTGTTGTGAGCTTCTGACAACAAGTCTTGCCTCAAACTCCCAACATCCGGTACACAAATTCTCCCCTTATATCTCCACAACCCTTCATCATCCCTAGTGAATTCTCCACGCCTCTTATCACTAACTGGTTGGAACAATTGCTGAAGCTTCTGCTAATCTTGCTGAGCTCTTTGTATCTCTGATTTAAACAAGCTCTTCCGGCAACTTCGCCAATGTCCAgcttaagatccacaaacttatccactagctcttcttccttgattctcatccaGGCAATGGTTAAAGCTTTCCGACTCAAAGCGTCTGCTACCACATTCGCCTTTCCGGGATGATAACTCagctcaaaatcataatctttaagcaactccatccacctcctctgacgcatattaagctcattctgatcaaagatgtacttgagactcttatgataAGAAAAGATGCTAAACTTTACTCCGTACAagtggtgtctccaaatcttcaatgcaaacaaAATCGCtgctaattccaagtcatgaatggggtaattcacctcatgcggtctcagctgatgcgatgcgtaagccaccacaGTTCGGTGTTGCATTAACACACAACCCAAACCCTTCAGAGAAGCATCACAATATACTTCAAACGATTCATGCGGTTCAAGGAAAATCAAAACTGGCGCTGAAGTTAACTTCTGCTTCAAGGTTTGAAAACTCTCTTCACACTCTGACGTCCACACAAAAGAAGCTTCTTTCCTTGTCAATTTAGTCATCAGTAGTAGAATCCGGAAAAATCCttcaatgaatctccggtaatatCCGGCTAAGCCCAAAAGCTTCTGACTTCCGTCACCGTTGtcggtctttcccattccatcaccgcttCTACCTTAGAAGGATCCACTGAtattcctcctttgctcaccacatGACCTAGGAACTTCACTTcctccttccagaactcacactttgACAACTTAGCATACAATTTCCGCTCTTTTAAgatttgcaacacaatcctcaaGTGTTCCTCATGCTCCTTCGCCGTCTTAGAATAGACTAAGATGTCGTCTATGAAAACCACCACaaatttgtccaaaaagggacGAAAGACTCTGTTCATGTAGTCTATGAAAACAGCAggtgcattcgttaacccaaaggacattaccgtaaactcgtagtgtccatagcgTGTCCTAAAcgcagtcttagggatatcatcCTCTTTCACCCTTATTTGATGGTAACTGGATCtcaaatcaatcttggaaaacactccgactccttgcaattgatccatcaagtcatctatccttggcagcgggtacttgttcttcacagtcactttgtttagctgtcggtaatccacacacagtcgcattcctccatccttcttctttaccaataaAACTGACGCTCCCCACGGTgatacactcggtcgaatgaacctcttattcagaagctcttccaactgagtctttaaTTCTGCCAGCTCTATCGGAGCCATTCTATACGGCGTAATCGACACTGGTCCGACTCCCGACACCAATTCAATCGCAAATTCAATTTCCCTTTGAGGTGGGAATTCAGGGATATCTTTTGGGAACACTTCTGGAAAATCTCTAACCACCGGTATCTGATCTAAGTTCTGAGCATCACCCAACGCATTGGCAGCCAACAGAATATAACCTTGACACTCTGCCCCTACAATACACCATTACAGAATTCAGGTAATACCCCGTAGCTACCACTGCTCCATTTTTTCCTTCCGGCATAAATCAAATTGACCGCTCAAAGTAATCTAACAAAACCCGATTCttcgacaaccaatcaaaccccaaaatcatctccaaTCCAACAATTGGCAAACAGATCAAGTCATGCACAAAGTCTCTACCCTCAAGTTTGAAACCTACTTGCCTACACCCTGACCTAGTCATAACCGTCTGATGCGGAGTATGTACATATAGATCAAATGGTAACTCTGACACTTTCAAGCCTAattcctcaactttagcaaaCGAAATAAACGAATGCAaagctccagtatcatataaTGCAACTAAGGATTTATCACCAATTAGACATATACCTCTCATCAACAGATCCACCTTGGAAGCATCCTTGGTATTCACAGCAAAGACTCGACCTTGATGCTGACTCTGGCCCGCATGCTGGTTCCTCCCACGGGTACAATCTCTCGCAATGTGGCCAGGCAACCCACAACTGAAGCAACCACCTAAACCAATTTTGCATGAGTCATAAGGATGGAAACGCCCACAATGTACACAAGTCAAATTTGGAGAACTCTTACTCTGATTTCCTCTCCCATTAGCATACTGAGACTGAGTCTGAGTGTTCTTACTGAAACCCCCTTGACCTTGAGGCGCATATCCTCCTCTTTTGAAGCTTTGACCTCTTGGATGGAAATACTTGCCACGCCCCTGACTAGAGCTCCCTCCATGAGTGTCCTTGGACGCCGCCACGGTCTTGGCATACTCCTCTACCACCCTCGCTTTGTTCACTAAGTCGGAGAAGACACGgatctccataggagccacagcAGTTATAATATTGTCCTTTAGCCCCCTTTGGTATTTAATACACTTCCAACTCTCATAAGTCTCCAGGGCACCCTGacataccctagaaaacctataGAGTTCCTCAAACTTGCTAGTGTAATTTGCCACAGATagggaaccttgcttcagctgcatcaattccatctcctttgtttcccttgcagactcagggaAATACTTCTTATAGAAGGTCGTTTGGAACACATCCCATGGAATGTCGGCATTCTGAAGTTGTAGCAAGCGACACTCTGCTTGCCACCAGTGCTGGGCCTCTCACGCAAGCTGATAAGCGGCAAACTCGACATATTGATTGATGGGAACATGCTACGCCTATAAAGCACGCTCCATAGCCTAGAACTAGTGGTCCGCTTCAGTCGGATTAGTTGATCCTCGGAATATTGGTGGATGAACCTTGAGGAATGTCGCCAAGGTCATCGGAGCTCCTCCGGCGTTATCGCCGTTTCCCTCAGCATTATCATTGGCATTCCCTTCGCCATTCCCATTGCCATTTCCGTTCCTGGCCGGTTGGTCTAACCTCTacacagcttgcagagtcgcagcagcattaGCTTCCATAGTGTTTGCAAGGTTTTCCATGACCGCCATGAACTCGGCATGGTTGTCGTCCGATCGCTCATTCCAACTTTCTCGTGTACTTGTTCGACCTTGTCCGCGagtggccattagggttcctgtctacaccaaacaatcgatatcaaggtgatcagtctcaatatcaaaagcctagtgcttcaattatcccaaacaggcactcacaaacaagcatgctatgcaatatcaaacaaataacctaatagcatcgaagaaaaagacacacagagtatgtaATAAagtacaatcggtccatccctcaggctcacgaggacgaactgctctgataccactaaatgtaacaccctaattagcctaagctttacctcgcgtcgtacagcaaaggttaatcagagattacgacagttctaagctcgcacataatatatatatatatatatagagagagagagagagagagagagagaaagaatagtataatctagaagcccgatgaaggatatagctcaaaaaccggatttcaaaagcgcaaaacgtactaacaaAGCTACTATCTtaaagcacaagaaacagataagatataacaaaagataagtatataataccataagaaactagccacggcttgcggagtttaagccggctagccatatacagatatACAGAACTAGAcagtaaaaatagcttatacaagttttgttctctcaatacaCAAGCCCCTAGGCAAAGcgaaatacaaaagtgagacaTTCACAAAAACAAGCCAAAAGACTCAAAAGATATCCAGATTCTCCGCTTCTGTCACCTAccagacaactcaccgaggtgggttgagacctacatctgaaaaacacaacagaaatatggtatgagaatcggaggttctcagtatggtaacagtgcccagtgatgtaggatataagaccccgggacaccAAAGGAAATCCTatgctccatatccatcacaagatttcatacttaaagcattctaaaacaaataagcataattataTCAAACTTAACATAATTAAACCtggtaatctatcttagggaaTTTCTACTCTAACCAAAAACCGCTGTCCCACaaccttcaccaaccgatcctccatgcgatcctatcaccaccgccttccaaacctcctcaatcctagtagaaaacacagataatataCAATACAAGTAAATCACAAGTAGAAACATATAAGGCAAATAACTCAAATAGCAATTAGGCacgttatacaaataggcaagccatgtcaagtagtcaaagcatacaaacatatagaaaatgcatatgatgaatgtctgtcctactggctgtgatatcacattgtcggttcaactgccaactggtatgcgaaattgttactcaggttgtgaattattgttcgaaattgattccctggcgatggcaccaaaaacggatgcacagaaccatggtctaaacatatcttcacaacttcgcataactaaccagcaagtgcactgggtcgtccaagtaataaaccttacgtgagtaagggtcgatccaacggagattgtcagtatgaagcaagctatggtcaccttgtaaatctcagtcaggcggatataaaataattatggagttttcgaaattaaataataaaagggatagaaata
This window contains:
- the LOC140180237 gene encoding uncharacterized protein translates to MQLKQGSLSVANYTSKFEELYRFSRVCQGALETYESWKCIKYQRGLKDNIITAVAPMEIRVFSDLVNKARVVEEYAKTVAASKDTHGGSSSQGRGKYFHPRGQSFKRGGYAPQGQGGFSKNTQTQSQYANGRGNQSKSSPNLTCVHCGRFHPYDSCKIGLGGCFSCGLPGHIARDCTRGRNQHAGQSQHQGRVFAVNTKDASKVDLLMRGICLIGDKSLVALYDTGALHSFISFAKVEELGLKVSELPFDLYVHTPHQTVMTRSGCRQVGFKLEGRDFVHDLIWAECQGYILLAANALGDAQNLDQIPVVRDFPEVFPKDIPEFPPQREIEFAIELVSGVGPVSITPYRMAPIELAELKTQVFRPFLDKFVVVFIDDILVYSKTAKEHEEHLRIVLQILKERKLYAKLSKCEFWKEEVKFLGHVVSKGGISVDPSKVEAVMEWERPTTVTEVRSFWA